In a single window of the Papaver somniferum cultivar HN1 chromosome 8, ASM357369v1, whole genome shotgun sequence genome:
- the LOC113304357 gene encoding histone-lysine N-methyltransferase, H3 lysine-9 specific SUVH6-like encodes MVESSKCPSSTMGVSVDGVTSFRDKYKRRKISATRDFPEDCGRCAARLSTKKVEEPLVSEHSKSVDQMELVCPLKGGETKDIELSKSPNQMVSEEPQPVMDVVTKLDASVPSKVADGAEMSSINLGRIRRKFPPRRTLSAVREYPIGWSNVPRISNESLKDISVDHGNSSGGEDKQPKLIVEADSRLTGENVQEDLRCNLKRSVMKKCVENIKVASDQDVLKTKAEHVEVAPTAEENDFKSEVPSNIDGSYTNPLSSVPRPSRSTLSVIPFGRPASNNDNVVTRSKVRETLRLFQATFRKALQEEESKVKVPGTLSKRIDLLTVNEMKKKEKWVNTGGKIVGHVPGVEVGDEFQFRVELSIIGLHGPFQAGIDFVKKDGKILATSVVSSGGYDDIHNFDVLVYSGHGGNPAGGNKKAEDQKLERGNLALKNSIDERSPVRVIRGFKEMKGPDSLDTRSKMVTTYTYDGLYFVERYWQEKGRHGNNVYMFELRRIPGQPELALREVQKSKNSKVREGLCVDDISQGQEKMRICALNTLDSEKPPQFKYITKMKYPSSHNLIPLEGGCGCTNRCSDSEKCLCAVKNGGEIPFNRNGAIVEAKDHAIYECGPLCKCPPSCHNRVSQQGIKFQLEIFKTKSRGWGVRSLNSIPSGSFICEYTGEVLSEKEADQRTGNDEYLFDLGRSKSSNQTTGADLQSTSISGENVEDEEGFTIDALEYGSVSRFINHSCSPNLVAQNVLYDHDDKRMPHIMLFAGENIPPLQELTYDYNYVLGTVQDSAGNIKIKECYCGSIECTGRMY; translated from the coding sequence ATGGTGGAATCTTCAAAGTGCCCATCATCGACAATGGGGGTTTCAGTTGATGGCGTAACCTCCTTTCGTGATAAGTATAAACGGCGAAAAATCTCTGCCACAAGAGATTTTCCGGAAGATTGTGGAAGATGTGCTGCAAGATTGAGTACTAAGAAAGTTGAAGAGCCTCTGGTTTCAGAGCATTCAAAGTCTGTGGATCAGATGGAGTTGGTTTGTCCATTAAAAGGTGGAGAAACCAAAGATATTGAATTGTCAAAATCTCCGAACCAGATGGTATCTGAAGAACCTCAGCCGGTAATGGATGTTGTCACCAAATTAGATGCATCCGTGCCTTCCAAAGTTGCGGATGGAGCTGAAATGTCTTCTATAAATTTGGGAAGAATTCGTAGAAAGTTTCCTCCTAGAAGAACACTTTCAGCTGTACGCGAATATCCAATTGGATGGAGCAACGTTCCGAGAATTAGTAACGAGTCTTTGAAGGACATAAGTGTGGATCATGGTAATTCAAGTGGTGGAGAAGATAAACAACCAAAACTGATTGTTGAGGCTGATTCTAGGCTAACTGGAGAGAATGTTCAGGAGGATCTAAGGTGCAATTTGAAGAGGAGTGTTATGAAAAAATGTGTGGAAAATATTAAAGTTGCATCAGATCAAGATGTTTTGAAAACAAAGGCTGAACATGTTGAAGTCGCACCAACTGCGGAGGAGAACGATTTCAAGTCAGAAGTCCCAAGTAATATAGATGGATCATACACAAATCCTTTATCGTCAGTTCCAAGGCCATCACGTTCGACTTTGAGTGTGATTCCATTTGGTCGTCCAGCCTCTAACAATGACAACGTTGTAACTCGCAGCAAGGTTAGAGAGACTCTTCGTTTATTTCAAGCAACATTCAGGAAGGCTTTACAAGAAGAGGAATCAAAGGTGAAAGTTCCCGGAACTCTTTCCAAGAGGATTGATTTGCTAACCGTCAATGAGATGAAGAAAAAGGAGAAGTGGGTGAACACCGGTGGAAAAATAGTGGGTCATGTACCAGGGGTTGAGGTTGGAGACGAGTTCCAATTCCGGGTGGAGCTTTCTATCATTGGTCTTCATGGACCTTTTCAGGCTGGTATCGATTTTGTAAAGAAAGATGGTAAAATTCTAGCAACAAGTGTTGTGTCTTCTGGTGGTTATGATGACATTCATAATTTTGATGTATTGGTATATTCTGGTCATGGAGGAAACCCAGCTGGCGGGAATAAGAAAGCTGAAGATCAAAAGCTTGAGCGGGGAAACCTTGCCCTAAAGAATAGTATAGATGAGAGAAGTCCTGTTAGGGTTATTCGTGGATTTAAAGAAATGAAAGGACCTGATTCTCTTGACACAAGGAGCAAGATGGTTACGACGTACACTTATGATGGGTTGTACTTCGTTGAACGTTATTGGCAAGAAAAGGGACGCCATGGTAACAATGTCTATATGTTTGAACTGAGAAGAATTCCAGGGCAACCCGAGCTTGCTCTAAGAGAAGTACAAAAGTCGAAAAATTCAAAAGTACGTGAAGGTCTTTGTGTAGATGATATATCACAAGGGCAGGAGAAGATGCGAATTTGTGCTCTGAACACATTAGACAGCGAAAAACCACCTCAATTTAAGTATATTACTAAAATGAAGTACCCATCAAGCCACAATCTTATTCCCCTCGAGGGGGGTTGTGGATGCACGAACAGATGCTCTGATTCAGAGAAATGTCTTTGTGCAGTCAAGAATGGAGGAGAGATCCCATTTAATCGCAATGGCGCTATTGTGGAAGCCAAAGATCATGCAATTTATGAATGTGGACCCCTTTGCAAGTGTCCTCCATCATGTCATAATAGAGTTAGCCAACAGGGCATCAAGTTTCAATTGGAGATCTTCAAAACTAAGTCAAGGGGATGGGGAGTAAGATCCTTGAACTCAATACCCTCTGGAAGCTTCATTTGTGAGTACACGGGGGAGGTCCTTTCGGAAAAGGAAGCCGATCAAAGAACTGGAAATGATGAGTATCTTTTTGATCTTGGTAGGAGTAAAAGCAGCAACCAAACTACGGGGGCCGACTTGCAATCAACTAGTATCTCTGGCGAAAATGTGGAAGATGAGGAGGGGTTCACCATTGATGCCCTTGAGTATGGAAGTGTTAGTAGATTTATCAACCATAGTTGTTCACCTAACCTTGTGGCCCAAAATGTTCTTTACGACCATGATGACAAGAGGATGCCGCACATAATGCTATTTGCTGGTGAGAACATCCCTCCGTTGCAAGAATTGACATATGATTACAACTATGTGTTAGGCACAGTTCAGGATTCTGCGGGAAATATAAAGATAAAGGAATGTTACTGTGGTTCTATAGAGTGCACTGGAAGGATGTATTAA